Genomic DNA from Methanobacterium sp. Maddingley MBC34:
TACAAAAGGGAAGATACCTCCCCTACTGGAAGTCACAAGCTAAACACTGCAATAGCTCAGGCATACTACGCCAAAAAAGACGGTGTTGAACGATTAACCACTGAAACCGGTGCCGGACAATGGGGAACTGCCCTTTCACTGGCCTGTAACCTTATGGATATGGACTGCACAGTTTACATGGTGAAAGTGTCATTCGACCAGAAACCATACCGTAAAACCATCATGCAACTTTACAACGGAGAAGTGTTGGCTTCACCAACCAATAGAACAGATTTCGGTAGGAAAGTTCTAAAAGAAAATCCAGAACACCCTGGAACCCTGGGAGTGGCCATATCCGAAGCAATTGAAGATGCCTTAAACGATGAAAAAGTGTACTACTCTCTGGGAAGTGTTTTAAACCACGTAATGCTGCACCAGACAGTAATTGGACAGGAAACCCAGAAACAATTGGAAATATTCGACGAAACCCCCGATGTTATGGTGGCCTGTGTTGGTGGTGGCAGTAACTTTGCCGGATCCATCTTCCCCTTCGTTAAGGACCAGTTAGATGAAAAAATCGATTGTAAGTTCATTGCAGTGGAACCATCCCACTGTCCAACCCTGACCCAGGGTGACTACTGCTACGACTTCGGAGACACCGCCGGACTCACCCCACTCATCAAGATGTACACCATGGGACACGACTTCATACCCCCATCAGACCATGCTGGAGGCCTTCGCTACCACGGTATGTCCCCATTAGTGGCCCTTCTGGTCCACGAAGGCATTGTGGAAGCAAGAGCCGTGGAACAAACCGATGTATTCAAAAGTGGAGTGTTGTTCGCAC
This window encodes:
- a CDS encoding pyridoxal-phosphate dependent TrpB-like enzyme (PFAM: Pyridoxal-phosphate dependent enzyme~TIGRFAM: pyridoxal-phosphate dependent TrpB-like enzyme), producing MYSVKLTEKEIPKKWYNIAADLPVEFPAYDQTEEGKQLENLPKIFSKGVLEQELSTERYIKIPKEVRNIYKQMGRPSPLVRAKALEDHLDTPAKIFYKREDTSPTGSHKLNTAIAQAYYAKKDGVERLTTETGAGQWGTALSLACNLMDMDCTVYMVKVSFDQKPYRKTIMQLYNGEVLASPTNRTDFGRKVLKENPEHPGTLGVAISEAIEDALNDEKVYYSLGSVLNHVMLHQTVIGQETQKQLEIFDETPDVMVACVGGGSNFAGSIFPFVKDQLDEKIDCKFIAVEPSHCPTLTQGDYCYDFGDTAGLTPLIKMYTMGHDFIPPSDHAGGLRYHGMSPLVALLVHEGIVEARAVEQTDVFKSGVLFARTEGIVPAPETCHAIKTGIDEALECKKTGEEKTIVVNFSGHGLLDLAGYDDYLEGKIVN